Proteins encoded in a region of the Burkholderia sp. WP9 genome:
- a CDS encoding PIN domain-containing protein — MSVLIDTSVWVDHFRQVNRRLVQLVTSDEALTHPVVILELACGTPPAPRARTLHDIGLLQHTKHATWTEVMELIEAKQFYGRGCGSSDLTLLASTLMTPGALLWTLDKRLSQLARQLDVAYMYDVH; from the coding sequence ATGAGCGTCCTCATCGATACATCGGTATGGGTTGATCACTTCCGTCAGGTTAATCGGAGACTTGTTCAACTGGTCACCAGTGATGAGGCACTTACACATCCAGTCGTGATTCTTGAACTCGCTTGCGGCACACCGCCTGCACCCCGGGCACGAACGCTTCACGACATCGGACTGCTGCAGCATACGAAGCACGCAACATGGACCGAGGTGATGGAGCTTATCGAGGCGAAGCAGTTCTACGGTCGAGGCTGCGGTAGCAGCGACTTGACGTTGCTCGCGTCGACTTTAATGACTCCTGGCGCGTTGCTGTGGACGCTGGACAAAAGACTGAGCCAGCTCGCTCGCCAACTCGACGTCGCGTATATGTACGACGTTCACTAA
- a CDS encoding type II toxin-antitoxin system Phd/YefM family antitoxin: MRLADHVKPISYLKSDAGQIVKDLTASGEPLLITQNGEAKHVVQDVQSYEDTQQTLALLTILALGQKDIEQGKFKDADDFLAELCRP, translated from the coding sequence ATGCGCCTGGCGGATCACGTAAAGCCAATCAGCTACCTGAAAAGCGATGCAGGGCAGATCGTCAAGGATTTGACGGCTTCTGGTGAGCCGCTGCTCATTACGCAGAATGGCGAGGCGAAGCACGTTGTGCAGGACGTGCAGAGCTACGAAGACACCCAGCAAACGCTGGCGCTGCTCACGATACTGGCCTTAGGCCAGAAGGACATCGAGCAGGGAAAATTCAAGGATGCTGATGATTTTCTTGCAGAGCTCTGCCGACCTTGA
- a CDS encoding type II toxin-antitoxin system RelE/ParE family toxin, with translation MEQAKLMLLILDEAEEDTKDLRRYILKSFGVETWKHAYAELTITFGNIRQFLQNGYVPTELADFGGLNFREALSRQNRTIYEVCDDTIYIHVVADTRRDLRTLLQKRLLRSRW, from the coding sequence ATGGAGCAGGCGAAGCTGATGCTCCTGATTCTCGACGAGGCGGAGGAGGATACGAAGGACTTGCGCCGCTATATCCTCAAAAGCTTCGGTGTCGAGACGTGGAAGCACGCGTACGCGGAATTGACCATAACATTTGGCAATATCCGGCAGTTCCTTCAGAACGGTTATGTCCCGACGGAGCTTGCAGATTTCGGCGGTCTGAATTTCCGGGAAGCCTTGAGCAGACAGAACCGGACTATCTATGAGGTGTGCGACGACACGATTTACATCCACGTCGTCGCCGATACCCGCCGCGATCTGCGAACACTTCTTCAGAAACGACTATTGCGTTCTCGCTGGTAA
- a CDS encoding DUF1488 family protein — protein MEVLDGAAAVSPDGSAVVFMLSIRGREVEGAIARGALEDHFWLARSADPARTLKAFENGRNRIVAVAQRKLLARPDEPLRLTANDFVVR, from the coding sequence ATGGAAGTTCTTGATGGCGCGGCCGCCGTCTCGCCGGACGGAAGCGCTGTGGTTTTCATGTTGTCGATCCGCGGCCGCGAGGTTGAAGGCGCAATTGCGCGCGGCGCACTCGAAGATCATTTCTGGTTAGCGCGAAGCGCTGACCCGGCGCGTACGCTCAAAGCATTTGAAAACGGTCGCAACCGCATCGTCGCGGTCGCACAAAGAAAATTGCTAGCGCGACCTGATGAGCCGCTGAGGCTGACTGCGAACGACTTTGTGGTCAGGTAA
- a CDS encoding PDDEXK nuclease domain-containing protein, producing MTKDPDTPVWGEDYRHWLAELKQRVERARQRAVASVNRELVALYWQIGRDILDRQQKQGWGAGVVDRLARDLKAAFPDMRGFSPRNLKYMRALAQAFPQPEFVQQPVAQLPWSHVVTLLDKLDDSAQRLWYAGKSLEHGWSRSVLTMQIETAAHNRTGKAVTNFAERLPPAQSDLARDVLKDPYIFDFLGLTESAQERDIERALTQHITRFLLELGAGFAFVGRQYRLEVGGDEFLIDLLFYHLKLRCYVVVELKTTPFKPEYAGQLNFYLSAIDAQVKAEQDQPTIGLLLCKEKNRLVAEYALRGVVKPMGVAEYQFMREVPESLETDLPTIDQIEAELRPDLPDPGT from the coding sequence ATGACCAAAGATCCAGATACTCCCGTGTGGGGAGAGGACTATCGCCACTGGCTCGCCGAACTCAAGCAGCGCGTCGAGCGCGCACGGCAGCGCGCGGTAGCCAGCGTCAATCGCGAACTGGTCGCACTGTATTGGCAGATCGGCCGCGACATTCTCGACAGGCAGCAGAAACAGGGCTGGGGCGCGGGTGTTGTCGACCGGCTCGCGCGGGATCTCAAGGCGGCGTTTCCCGACATGCGCGGCTTCTCGCCACGCAACCTCAAGTACATGCGCGCGCTCGCGCAAGCCTTTCCACAGCCGGAATTTGTGCAACAACCCGTTGCACAATTACCGTGGTCGCACGTGGTGACGCTGCTCGACAAGCTGGACGACTCCGCCCAACGGCTCTGGTACGCTGGAAAATCGCTTGAGCACGGCTGGTCACGCAGTGTACTGACCATGCAGATCGAGACCGCCGCCCACAACCGTACCGGCAAGGCCGTGACCAATTTTGCCGAGCGGCTGCCTCCAGCGCAGTCGGATCTCGCACGCGACGTGCTCAAGGATCCTTATATCTTCGACTTCCTTGGCCTCACAGAAAGCGCGCAGGAGCGCGACATCGAGCGCGCGCTCACCCAGCACATCACGCGTTTCCTGCTCGAGCTGGGCGCCGGGTTCGCTTTCGTAGGGCGTCAGTACCGGCTGGAGGTAGGCGGCGATGAGTTTCTCATCGATCTACTTTTCTACCATCTCAAACTGCGTTGCTATGTCGTTGTCGAGCTGAAAACGACGCCGTTCAAACCCGAGTACGCAGGCCAGTTGAACTTCTACCTTTCGGCTATTGACGCGCAGGTCAAGGCAGAGCAAGACCAGCCGACCATCGGTCTGCTGCTGTGCAAGGAAAAGAACCGGCTCGTGGCGGAATATGCGTTGCGCGGCGTAGTCAAGCCAATGGGTGTCGCCGAATACCAGTTCATGCGCGAGGTACCGGAATCACTGGAGACGGATTTGCCCACCATTGACCAGATTGAGGCGGAATTGCGGCCCGATCTTCCTGACCCAGGCACGTAG
- a CDS encoding site-specific integrase: MQEAPSSETRLGVEPSTLESMVASLPELPPVVRYYDDFDDKLRSVPEVRQADILGLHINGRLFRLDLSRYPSSYGTLQKHLLVFLLGEDLHISTCFNVLNAAMHLDVHDVERIVEAGPTRISTIWMTLRGRQLAVHAYRFVKAVLRLLCRHRLYGWSESYLAYVSTSLPGPATDKYARVRSGDVFLSVDEEAAIVRYLDETSDLIRTSGWSGLPYEALCDAAMVLCSYQFAMRPIQVAMLTMRDVRIWDPEHSGEPTVHLKFLMVKQQGKLRKRPMIRRVKQEWGILFIALVAYADSQGRDGNDRVFGVRSNHEAGSRIARRVESLIGDDACAMDLRHTAAQRLVDAGASHEELAEFMGHSHVQTGLVYYATSATHAERVNRALGASDIYRRVAKIAHDRFISPEELTQLKGEQQIAGVPHGIPIAGIGGCKSGQPACPYNPVTSCYGCRKFMPLHDKTMHERVLAEMREVVIFFDQSSRGDTRSPAYLQLQRTIAEIQAVIEELEGESR, translated from the coding sequence ATGCAGGAAGCTCCATCGTCCGAGACCCGCCTCGGAGTCGAGCCATCGACGCTTGAAAGCATGGTGGCGTCGTTGCCAGAACTGCCGCCGGTCGTGCGCTACTACGACGATTTCGACGACAAGCTGCGCTCCGTGCCCGAAGTCCGCCAGGCCGATATCCTCGGGCTTCACATCAATGGTCGACTGTTCCGGCTTGACCTTAGTCGGTACCCTTCTTCGTACGGCACCCTGCAGAAGCATCTGCTGGTCTTCCTGCTGGGTGAAGACCTGCATATCTCGACCTGCTTCAATGTTCTGAACGCAGCAATGCATCTTGATGTTCACGATGTCGAACGCATCGTCGAAGCCGGGCCAACCCGCATATCAACGATATGGATGACGCTGCGCGGCCGTCAGTTAGCCGTTCACGCCTATCGTTTCGTCAAGGCCGTGCTGCGTTTACTATGCCGGCATCGCCTGTATGGCTGGTCCGAGTCATATCTGGCCTATGTCAGCACTTCCCTGCCCGGCCCCGCAACAGACAAGTATGCCCGTGTGCGATCAGGTGATGTGTTTCTGTCCGTTGACGAGGAAGCCGCGATTGTGCGCTACCTGGATGAAACGTCGGACCTCATCAGGACAAGCGGCTGGTCAGGTCTTCCATACGAGGCACTTTGCGATGCCGCGATGGTGCTCTGTTCCTACCAGTTTGCCATGCGCCCGATCCAGGTCGCGATGCTGACGATGCGTGACGTGCGGATATGGGATCCGGAACACAGTGGCGAGCCGACCGTACATCTCAAGTTTCTCATGGTCAAGCAACAGGGGAAGCTTCGAAAGAGACCGATGATCCGTCGTGTGAAACAGGAATGGGGGATCTTGTTCATCGCGCTGGTTGCATATGCAGACTCTCAGGGGCGCGATGGCAATGATCGCGTCTTCGGCGTCAGATCCAATCATGAAGCCGGATCTCGCATCGCCCGCCGCGTGGAAAGCCTGATCGGCGACGATGCCTGCGCTATGGACCTTCGTCATACCGCGGCGCAGCGACTCGTTGACGCCGGTGCCAGTCATGAGGAGCTCGCTGAATTCATGGGCCATTCGCATGTTCAGACCGGACTGGTTTACTACGCGACATCGGCGACCCACGCGGAGCGGGTGAACCGGGCGCTCGGTGCGTCGGACATATACCGGCGTGTGGCGAAGATTGCGCACGACCGGTTCATCTCCCCGGAAGAGCTCACCCAACTCAAAGGTGAGCAACAGATTGCCGGCGTGCCTCACGGCATTCCGATCGCCGGTATTGGCGGCTGCAAATCTGGTCAGCCCGCTTGCCCCTACAACCCGGTCACGTCGTGCTACGGATGCAGGAAGTTCATGCCCCTGCACGACAAGACGATGCATGAGCGCGTGCTGGCCGAGATGCGCGAAGTGGTGATCTTCTTCGACCAGAGTTCCCGCGGCGACACCAGGTCGCCGGCCTATCTGCAATTGCAGCGCACGATCGCTGAGATACAGGCGGTCATCGAGGAACTGGAAGGCGAGAGTCGATGA
- a CDS encoding tyrosine-type recombinase/integrase — MFVQISAEAVPRSLRGVLLADSNHVPRYWASVWLVVAASQWATSTQTMRLRYIENLYEHADRSFRANALDDALSSLDDAQLADILESWFVSLRNQSAATSSNEDRWQTGLTFVTSVVTWLSKSTDAKMRQIEARIHRLSTLYSQLHIRQGGRSETVRSLPACVVESLYQILDPESDANPFRRSQTRWRVFIAFVLMLHQGLRRGELLLLTADAIKSSHDRKVDRTRYWLNVRQNGYEEADGDSRYSRPSIKTLHSIRQIPVSDATARLVQIYCENYRGRPSHSFMLNAQTGGPLSTESLTKIFTLISKALPAEVLQELHDRTGKKSVTCHDLRHTCAVLRLHQLLERGDAMDEALQKMRTFFGWSKESDMPSRYARAVFENRLASVWNDEFDGRVAVLRALPQGR; from the coding sequence ATGTTCGTTCAGATCAGCGCCGAGGCCGTGCCGCGTTCGCTTCGAGGCGTCCTGCTGGCCGACAGCAATCACGTTCCTCGATACTGGGCCTCAGTCTGGCTGGTCGTCGCTGCGTCACAATGGGCGACGTCTACGCAGACGATGCGGCTACGGTACATCGAGAACCTGTATGAACACGCTGATCGGTCGTTCCGGGCGAATGCGCTCGATGACGCGCTGTCCAGTCTCGACGACGCCCAACTCGCGGACATTCTCGAATCGTGGTTTGTCAGCCTGCGCAACCAGTCTGCGGCGACCAGCAGCAACGAGGATCGGTGGCAGACCGGACTGACCTTCGTAACATCGGTGGTCACATGGCTTTCGAAATCCACCGACGCGAAAATGCGGCAGATCGAAGCGCGGATCCATCGGCTGTCGACGCTTTACAGCCAGCTGCACATACGGCAAGGCGGCCGAAGCGAGACAGTCCGATCGCTGCCTGCCTGCGTGGTCGAAAGTCTCTATCAGATACTGGATCCAGAGTCGGACGCCAATCCGTTCCGGCGTTCCCAGACGCGCTGGCGGGTCTTCATTGCATTCGTACTGATGCTCCATCAAGGACTGCGCCGGGGCGAACTGTTGCTGCTAACGGCGGATGCCATCAAGAGCAGCCACGACCGCAAGGTCGATCGGACGCGGTACTGGCTGAACGTCCGACAAAATGGGTATGAAGAAGCAGACGGAGATAGCCGCTACTCGAGACCGAGCATCAAGACGCTCCATTCGATCAGGCAGATACCGGTAAGCGATGCGACGGCGCGCCTCGTGCAGATCTATTGCGAAAATTACCGGGGCCGACCTTCCCATTCGTTCATGCTTAATGCCCAGACTGGCGGTCCTCTGTCCACAGAGTCATTGACCAAGATCTTTACGTTGATATCGAAGGCATTGCCAGCCGAGGTGCTGCAGGAACTGCACGATCGCACCGGGAAAAAGTCGGTGACCTGCCACGACCTCCGGCACACCTGCGCTGTGCTGCGACTTCACCAGTTACTGGAGCGAGGCGACGCGATGGACGAAGCACTACAGAAGATGCGCACGTTCTTCGGCTGGTCAAAAGAATCAGACATGCCCTCGCGCTATGCCAGGGCCGTCTTTGAAAATCGGCTCGCGAGCGTATGGAACGACGAATTCGATGGTCGTGTGGCTGTGTTGCGCGCGCTTCCACAGGGCCGTTGA
- a CDS encoding type II toxin-antitoxin system CcdA family antitoxin, whose amino-acid sequence MISAQILQAGEPPLSQPARKTTRKPTNVSLPTDLLDRAKHLDVNISRASERGLREEVHEAEARAWATQHADFISELNARIEHDALPLEEHRMF is encoded by the coding sequence ATGATTTCCGCACAAATTCTTCAAGCTGGCGAGCCGCCCCTGTCTCAACCCGCTCGGAAAACTACGCGTAAGCCTACCAACGTGTCGTTGCCAACCGACCTGCTCGATCGCGCGAAACACTTGGATGTCAACATCTCCCGTGCAAGCGAACGCGGCCTGCGTGAGGAAGTTCACGAGGCCGAGGCGCGCGCGTGGGCGACCCAGCACGCGGACTTCATTTCCGAGTTGAACGCTCGCATCGAACACGACGCCCTGCCCCTCGAAGAACACCGGATGTTCTGA
- a CDS encoding CcdB family protein — MARFDLYNNPSSRSRAQSPYLLDVQSDHLGSLMSRVVIPLTRVAGNYTSRKVAQDLAPIIKIGGEKFILETPFLGAIRTSELGPATGTLKPEQSRILAALDRLFGAY; from the coding sequence ATGGCCCGTTTTGATCTGTACAACAACCCTTCATCCAGGTCCAGAGCCCAATCGCCTTATCTCCTCGATGTGCAGAGCGATCATCTAGGCAGTCTGATGTCGCGAGTCGTTATTCCGCTCACACGCGTGGCCGGCAATTACACATCGCGTAAGGTCGCACAGGATCTGGCGCCGATCATCAAAATCGGTGGTGAAAAATTCATACTGGAAACGCCATTCCTCGGAGCGATCAGAACCAGTGAGCTGGGGCCTGCGACCGGAACGCTCAAACCCGAACAGAGTCGAATTTTGGCGGCGCTCGATCGTCTGTTCGGCGCTTACTGA
- a CDS encoding helix-turn-helix domain-containing protein, translating to MKDRDVITIFDLRMTMGEQSDNLSLPERRALARELLLSGEGISEVSRKARLSLPTVRKYKNLIETGGPEALTRLHVNGGVPRLDEAAQSWLVSAIKHSPGLHGYPGPSWTISQLREVILQRLGVRFSVVHVGHLVRSYGLAYRLGYSPTSKSPRNTSQKPQIGVWASRRTLAVKMLMNGDSVELVAKTLNIGVPTIRKYRSLVKAGQPDAIEQLKPSGHKPALSTRELDWLRARLEDKPTAHGYETELWRTGDVQKLIRERFGIYHSHGYVRTVVGKLGLAHRIRPPKGRTEKKRLTINDEVLAWVAATLKESPRVHGIAADYWTNAHLRTVIYQQVGVDYTRGYILKIAIRAGVADLLTRRRS from the coding sequence TTGAAAGACCGCGATGTCATAACAATCTTTGATTTGCGCATGACGATGGGCGAACAGTCAGACAATCTTTCTCTTCCGGAACGAAGGGCTCTTGCACGCGAACTCCTGCTGAGCGGCGAAGGGATTAGTGAAGTATCAAGGAAGGCTCGGTTGAGCCTTCCAACCGTGAGGAAATACAAAAATCTGATCGAGACAGGCGGTCCCGAGGCCCTGACTCGCCTTCACGTCAACGGCGGCGTGCCGCGACTGGATGAGGCTGCGCAGAGCTGGCTCGTCAGCGCTATAAAACACTCACCCGGTCTTCACGGCTATCCGGGCCCGAGCTGGACCATAAGCCAGCTACGCGAAGTGATCCTTCAGCGCCTCGGCGTCCGGTTTTCGGTGGTTCATGTTGGTCATCTTGTTCGAAGTTATGGGCTCGCGTACCGGCTCGGCTACTCGCCAACAAGCAAATCGCCCCGCAACACTTCGCAGAAGCCGCAGATCGGCGTCTGGGCTTCTCGCCGAACGCTCGCTGTGAAGATGTTGATGAACGGAGATAGTGTTGAACTTGTGGCGAAAACGCTCAACATCGGCGTGCCAACAATTCGAAAATACAGATCCCTGGTGAAGGCCGGTCAACCCGATGCCATCGAACAGCTGAAACCATCCGGACATAAGCCAGCTCTTTCGACCCGGGAGCTTGACTGGTTACGCGCCCGACTGGAGGACAAACCAACGGCGCACGGTTACGAGACGGAGCTGTGGAGGACGGGGGACGTACAGAAGCTGATCAGGGAAAGGTTCGGCATTTACCACTCACATGGCTACGTCAGAACGGTCGTCGGAAAACTGGGTCTTGCGCATAGAATCCGGCCGCCGAAGGGGCGCACGGAGAAGAAGCGGCTAACCATCAACGACGAAGTACTGGCGTGGGTCGCCGCTACGCTTAAGGAATCGCCGCGGGTGCACGGTATAGCCGCTGATTATTGGACAAACGCGCACTTGCGCACCGTCATTTATCAACAGGTCGGTGTCGATTACACGCGCGGATACATCCTGAAAATCGCAATCCGCGCCGGGGTGGCAGACCTGCTTACACGACGCCGAAGCTGA
- a CDS encoding IS6 family transposase translates to MKKTKSLYHGHRFPAVVISCAVRWYFRFQLSLRDIEELLFERGVVVSYESVRRWCDKFGTGFAHRVKAARRKPGSTWHLDELFVMLRGEPSVLWRAVDEHGAELDILLQKRRDTSAAERFFRRVLRSCPTPRKIVTDQLRSYPAAKSRIPELANVKHVFVKAAARVNNRAENSHQPTRERERRFRGFRDPKRTQAFLANFGPIRQHFALKRHLLRASLYRKQLTRNFDAWRRFTELTQNPSCL, encoded by the coding sequence ATGAAAAAGACGAAATCTCTCTATCACGGGCATCGCTTCCCAGCGGTGGTGATCAGTTGTGCCGTTCGTTGGTACTTTCGATTTCAGTTGAGCTTGCGCGACATCGAAGAGTTGCTGTTCGAGCGTGGCGTCGTGGTGAGTTACGAATCCGTGCGCCGCTGGTGCGATAAATTCGGCACAGGGTTCGCGCATCGCGTCAAGGCAGCCCGGCGCAAACCGGGCAGTACCTGGCATCTCGACGAGTTGTTCGTGATGCTGCGCGGTGAACCTTCTGTGCTGTGGCGAGCCGTTGACGAGCACGGCGCCGAACTCGATATCCTGCTGCAGAAGCGGCGCGACACGTCCGCAGCCGAACGATTCTTCAGGCGCGTGCTTCGTTCGTGCCCGACGCCGCGCAAGATTGTCACCGACCAGCTGCGCAGTTATCCGGCCGCGAAGTCCCGTATCCCGGAGCTGGCAAATGTCAAACACGTGTTCGTCAAGGCTGCTGCCCGCGTGAACAATCGGGCCGAAAATAGCCATCAACCTACGCGTGAACGTGAGAGGCGCTTTCGCGGGTTTCGCGACCCCAAGCGCACCCAGGCGTTTCTCGCGAACTTCGGACCGATCCGGCAGCACTTTGCGCTCAAGCGACATTTGCTCCGCGCGTCTCTCTACCGCAAACAACTCACTCGAAATTTTGACGCGTGGCGTCGTTTCACCGAGCTTACCCAAAATCCGTCCTGCCTCTAA
- a CDS encoding PDDEXK nuclease domain-containing protein, producing MTDIAISSAEYSGIHGDIVALLEHGRRAAARSVNALMTATYWEIGRRIVEFSQGGEGRAVYGQTLLERLSADLTARFGRGFGVDNLELMRMYYQTYPPAAISESLIRKSTPAGQPGISEPAIRKFDFDQLGNTFQLSWTHYIHLMRRTRSVEERAFYEAEALRGGWSVRQLDRQISSQFHTRAMLSKNRPAMLQKSGKAQPGDLVTAEEAIKDPYVLEFLDLKDEYSENQLEEALVHRLEDFLLELGGDFTFVGRQRRLRIGESWFRVDLLFFHRRLRCLVIVDLKLTELNHADVGQMHMYCNYYAREHWTLPGENPPVGLILCARTNAAVARYALEGRCHIKVIAAQKCDEWSFP from the coding sequence ATGACTGATATCGCAATAAGCAGCGCCGAATACAGCGGCATACACGGCGACATCGTGGCGCTTCTGGAACACGGTCGTCGTGCTGCGGCCCGAAGTGTCAACGCGCTGATGACGGCTACCTACTGGGAGATTGGTCGTCGTATTGTCGAATTCAGTCAGGGCGGGGAGGGACGTGCGGTCTACGGTCAGACCCTTTTAGAGCGGTTGTCGGCCGACCTGACTGCCCGCTTCGGGCGCGGGTTTGGGGTTGACAATCTGGAGTTGATGAGGATGTACTACCAGACCTACCCGCCAGCCGCGATTTCCGAATCACTGATTCGGAAATCTACGCCCGCAGGCCAGCCAGGAATTTCCGAACCGGCGATTCGGAAATTCGATTTTGACCAGCTCGGGAACACATTTCAGCTGTCCTGGACGCACTACATCCACCTCATGCGGCGAACCCGGTCAGTTGAAGAAAGAGCGTTTTACGAAGCCGAAGCACTTCGTGGCGGATGGAGCGTGCGACAACTGGATCGGCAGATCAGCAGCCAGTTTCACACGCGTGCGATGCTGTCGAAAAACAGGCCTGCCATGCTGCAGAAGTCAGGCAAGGCGCAACCGGGCGACCTTGTGACCGCAGAGGAGGCAATCAAGGATCCTTATGTCCTTGAGTTCCTGGATCTCAAGGACGAATATTCAGAAAATCAACTCGAGGAGGCATTGGTCCATCGCCTCGAAGACTTTCTTCTTGAGTTGGGTGGCGATTTTACGTTCGTCGGCCGCCAGCGCCGCCTTCGGATCGGTGAAAGCTGGTTTCGTGTAGATCTTCTGTTTTTTCATCGGCGTCTGCGATGCCTTGTTATCGTCGATCTCAAGCTCACCGAGCTCAATCACGCCGATGTGGGGCAGATGCACATGTACTGTAATTACTACGCACGTGAGCATTGGACGCTGCCGGGAGAGAACCCACCCGTTGGCCTGATCCTGTGTGCGCGGACGAACGCCGCGGTGGCGCGTTATGCATTGGAAGGGCGTTGTCACATTAAAGTGATCGCGGCGCAGAAGTGCGATGAATGGAGCTTTCCTTAG
- a CDS encoding SET domain-containing protein: MRRVTVRKSSVHGRGVFALRAIPAGQRILEYRGEVTSWRRASARFRRSGMPGHTFIFGLHDGRVIDGSVGGNSARWLNHSCQPNCEAIEDGRGRVFIETLRDVIPGDELFIAYGLTIDEAITPELAADFACRCGKRRCTGSMLASASG, from the coding sequence GTGCGGCGCGTGACGGTCAGGAAATCATCGGTGCATGGACGAGGTGTCTTCGCGCTGCGCGCGATTCCCGCCGGCCAGCGGATCCTCGAATATCGCGGCGAGGTGACCTCGTGGCGACGGGCCTCTGCCCGGTTCCGCCGCTCCGGCATGCCCGGCCATACGTTCATTTTCGGGCTGCATGACGGGCGCGTGATCGACGGCAGCGTCGGCGGCAACAGCGCGCGCTGGCTGAATCACTCCTGCCAGCCGAACTGCGAGGCGATCGAGGACGGGCGGGGGCGGGTTTTCATCGAGACACTCAGGGATGTGATACCGGGCGACGAGCTTTTTATCGCCTATGGACTCACGATCGATGAGGCGATTACTCCCGAATTGGCCGCCGACTTTGCTTGTCGCTGTGGGAAGAGGCGGTGCACCGGTTCGATGCTGGCCTCGGCAAGCGGTTAA
- a CDS encoding DNA-binding protein translates to MSDVLSPDAALATEIERLKVAFPKTRELYREVCALMFFRFGITPTANRLYQLVKRGSMGTPTQVLGEFWTELREKSRVRIEHPDLPADLGAAAGELVATLWSRATASAEAALDALRAELEAQRIEAQQSVVAARDELGRTESALEQRTAALLAAQDEIRELDKAQAEGHAQRQALEAELARIRTALAARDRELAEVREGFSRDLEKQRETAERAENRLRASEKRALLEIDRERSTATKLQKELDEAARRADRKDADHRRALETLQMQLGDARHQAGVLQGRLDAVQAENVRLQAEMMTLREAETRARETRASSASAGVRTAPRPTRSSRALPIAKPATRRKKTV, encoded by the coding sequence ATGAGCGATGTCCTGTCCCCCGACGCAGCGCTGGCCACCGAGATCGAGCGCCTCAAGGTGGCGTTTCCGAAGACGCGTGAGCTGTACCGCGAGGTCTGTGCGCTGATGTTCTTCAGGTTCGGCATCACGCCGACCGCGAACCGGCTCTACCAGCTGGTGAAGCGCGGCAGCATGGGCACACCGACGCAGGTGCTGGGCGAGTTCTGGACGGAACTGCGCGAGAAGAGCCGGGTACGCATCGAACATCCCGATCTGCCGGCCGATCTCGGTGCGGCCGCCGGGGAACTGGTTGCCACCCTCTGGTCGCGCGCCACCGCATCCGCCGAAGCTGCGCTCGACGCGCTGCGCGCCGAACTCGAGGCGCAGCGGATCGAGGCGCAGCAGTCGGTCGTTGCCGCCCGCGATGAGCTGGGACGCACCGAGAGCGCGCTCGAGCAGCGCACCGCCGCGCTGCTGGCCGCGCAGGATGAGATCCGCGAACTAGACAAGGCGCAGGCGGAAGGCCACGCGCAGCGGCAAGCGCTGGAGGCGGAGCTGGCGCGGATTAGGACGGCGCTGGCCGCGCGCGACCGCGAGCTGGCGGAGGTCAGGGAAGGGTTTTCGCGCGATCTGGAAAAACAGCGGGAAACTGCTGAGCGCGCGGAGAATCGGCTCCGCGCTTCTGAAAAGCGCGCGTTGCTCGAGATCGACCGCGAGCGCAGTACCGCAACGAAGCTGCAGAAGGAGCTCGACGAGGCCGCACGTCGCGCGGACCGGAAGGACGCCGACCACCGTCGTGCATTGGAAACCCTGCAGATGCAGCTGGGCGATGCACGTCATCAGGCGGGCGTGCTGCAGGGGCGGCTGGATGCCGTTCAGGCGGAAAATGTGCGGCTGCAGGCGGAGATGATGACGCTGCGGGAAGCGGAAACGCGTGCACGGGAAACGCGGGCGTCGTCGGCATCGGCTGGGGTCCGGACGGCACCACGGCCGACCCGTTCGTCCCGTGCCTTGCCGATTGCCAAACCAGCAACGCGTCGCAAGAAAACGGTATAA